The following are from one region of the Aspergillus luchuensis IFO 4308 DNA, chromosome 4, nearly complete sequence genome:
- the fluG gene encoding extracellular developmental signal biosynthesis protein FluG (COG:E;~EggNog:ENOG410PM5M;~InterPro:IPR014746,IPR008146,IPR006680,IPR032466;~PFAM:PF00120;~go_function: GO:0003824 - catalytic activity [Evidence IEA];~go_function: GO:0004356 - glutamate-ammonia ligase activity [Evidence IEA];~go_function: GO:0016787 - hydrolase activity [Evidence IEA];~go_process: GO:0006807 - nitrogen compound metabolic process [Evidence IEA]): MDPLTSLRRLIQTHPLIDNHAHNLLAQAAASNYAKYPFEQITSEAQGPALHNAPSTLPLQRAAAQLATLYDCPTSEWDRVKAARDQYVERDYDGLIRRCLEGTHSLLLDDLLTDQDIEPFAWHDRFTTAPTKRIVRIEVVAAQVLASILPNGFDKTSSDITVLRQYLDQFRQGFNQKISEAIADPVVVGFKSVICYRTGLNVQVTDDEDDGTLLESFSRTLSQGSGSTYRVEDKPLNDWLVRQALNQLQSAKESDASGPNKPLQLHTGLGDNDINLILSNPAYLQDLVARYPKVDFVLLHSAYPYTREAGYLACVYPNVYLDLGEVFPMVSRDAQESIIRESLEIVPTSRLLWSTDGHFFPETYWLANKQFRDALEKVLVDYVNQGDHNIDQAKIAAADILFHNSNRLYSLNETITYDDRLVPAVSTLSGLSSTDALESFMHSNPDVKYIWMQFFDYTSTVRVRMFPIREFAKIVRKQRRIGICTATFLMLQSDTVCPEGSTTGQFYLEPDLSTLSRNVGIDSKSATVMTWGRSEEGLEVEGCPRTLLRRVTADLRAKHGINVLCGFEIEVILLKCVTKPDTDEEEFVPCVRNHSWSQMTRDTRRMVPLLEEIVDTLASIGIDLEQFHAESAPGQFEFILPPGSPVAAVDTLLKARQVVTYVAEQHGYRATLHPRPYSHAAGSAAHAHVSVTPATQEESFLAGVLKHFTSLTAFTLSNDVSYDRMHSGLWAGSEWVAWGTQNRETPIRKISAGHWEIKALDGLSNMYLAMAAILAAGFLGVQEKLPLTLQDCLYDAATLSEADRSALGITTQIPTTLTQSLDNMASDKALRDVLGNTLVENYITVKRAEIKKLNAMEAEVRRKWLVERY, translated from the exons ATGGATCCGCTCACCTCTCTTCGTCGCCTCATCCAAACCCATCCTCTTATCGACAACCACGCCCATAATCTCCTCGCGCAGGCCGCTGCCAGCAACTACGCAAAATATCCTTTTGAACAGATCACTTCTGAGGCCCAAGGCCCCGCCCTACACAATGCTCCGTCTACCTTACCCCTCCAGCGTGCCGCCGCCCAGCTAGCAACCCTCTACGATTGCCCGACTTCCGAGTGGGACCGCGTAAAAGCGGCTCGCGATCAATATGTCGAGCGCGACTATGATGGCTTAATCCGTCGGTGTCTGGAAGGCACTCAtagccttctccttgatgattTGCTTACGGATCAAGATATCGAGCCCTTTGCTTGGCATGATCGGTTTACCACAGCTCCGACCAAGCGGATCGTACGGATTGAAGTTGTGGCCGCCCAAGTCCTTGCCTCCATCCTTCCCAATGGTTTTGATAAGACCTCGAGCGACATCACCGTTCTTCGGCAGTATTTGGACCAGTTCCGCCAGGGTTTCAACCAGAAGATCTCAGAAGCTATCGCAGATCCCGTGGTGGTAGGTTTCAAATCGGTCATCTGCTACCGTACTGGACTGAACGTCCAAGTgaccgacgatgaagacgacggtACCCTCCTCGAGTCCTTCTCCCGGACTTTGTCGCAAGGATCTGGATCTACCTACCGCGTGGAGGACAAACCCTTGAACGATTGGCTGGTCAGGCAGGCCCTGAACCAGCTTCAATCTGCCAAGGAGAGTGATGCGTCGGGACCCAACAAACCCCTGCAACTGCACACAGGACTCGGAGATAATGATATCAACCTAATACTCTCGAATCCCGCATATTTACAGGATTTGGTTGCCCGTTATCCCAAGGTGGACTTTGTGCTTTTGCATTCCGCTTATCCCTATACCCGTGAGGCCGGCTATCTCGCCTGTGTCTACCCGAACGTGTATTTGGATCTTGGGGAGGTGTTTCCCATGGTGAGCCGAGACGCTCAGGAATCTATCATCCGCGAGAGCTTGGAAATTGTACCCACAAGCCGCCTTCTGTGGAGTACCGATGGCCATTTCTTCCCGGAGACATATTGGCTGGCGAACAAGCAGTTCCGCGACGCACTGGAAAAG GTTCTCGTGGATTACGTGAATCAAGGCGATCACAACATCGACCAGGCCaagattgctgctgctgatatATTGTTCCATAACTCCAACCGCCTGTATAGCCTGAATGAGACGATTACCTACGACGACAGGCTGGTCCCTGCCGTCAGCACTCTATCTGGACTTTCTTCGACCGACGCTTTGGAAAGCTTCATGCATAGCAATCCAGATGTCAAGTATATTTGGATGCAGTTCTTCGACTACACTTCCACAGTTCGGGTGCGGATGTTCCCTATTCGGGAATTTGCTAAGATTGTTCGCAAGCAACGTCGGATCGGTATCTGTACAGCGACATTCTTGATGCTCCAGTCCGATACAGTCTGTCCGGAAGGTTCCACAACCGGCCAGTTCTATCTCGAACCAGATCTCTCAACTCTCTCTAGAAATGTGGGGATCGACTCAAAGAGCGCCACTGTTATGACTTGGGGGCGTTCtgaggagggtttggaggtgGAAGGATGCCCACGGACCCTTTTGCGCCGCGTCACGGCTGATTTGCGTGCCAAGCACGGAATCAATGTTCTCTGCGGGTTCGAGATTGAGGTTATTCTGCTGAAGTGCGTCACTAAACCGGAtaccgatgaggaagagttTGTTCCATGCGTGCGCAACCACTCCTGGTCTCAGATGACCCGAGACACCCGACGTATGGTGCCGCTGCTCGAGGAGATTGTCGATACCCTTGCATCCATCGGCATTGACCTCGAACAATTCCACGCCGAGTCCGCCCCGGGCCAGTTTGAATTTATTCTACCTCCTGGATCACCCGTCGCTGCCGTCGATACCCTGCTCAAGGCACGACAGGTCGTGACTTATGTCGCTGAACAACACGGTTACCGCGCAACCCTTCACCCTCGACCCTACTCGCACGCTGCTGGCTCGGCCGCCCATGCGCATGTCTCCGTGACTCCAGCGACTCAGGAGGAGAGcttcctggctggtgtgctCAAGCATTTCACCTCTTTGACGGCCTTCACTCTATCTAATGATGTCAGCTACGACCGGATGCACTCCGGTCTCTGGGCTGGAAGCGAGTGGGTCGCCTGGGGCACCCAAAACCGCGAGACACCCATCCGGAAGATTTCTGCGGGTCACTGGGAGATCAAGGCGCTTGATGGTCTGTCCAATATGTATCTGGCGATGGCTGCAATTTTGGCTGCAGGATTTCTGGGTGTTCAGGAGAAGCTGCCCTTGACTCTGCAGGACTGTTTAT ATGACGCAGCAACACTCAGCGAGGCGGACCGCAGTGCCCTTGGAATCACCACCCAAATTCCCACGACCCTGACACAGAGTCTGGACAATATGGCATCCGACAAGGCTCTCCGGGATGTGCTTGGCAACACTCTGGTTGAGAACTATATCACCGTCAAACGAGccgagatcaagaagctgAATGCAATGGAGGCAGAAGTGCGACGGAAGTGGCTGGTGGAGAGATACTAA
- a CDS encoding CAAX prenyl protease RCE1 (BUSCO:EOG09263IMF;~COG:O;~EggNog:ENOG410PI47;~InterPro:IPR003675,IPR039731;~MEROPS:MER0004246;~PFAM:PF02517;~TransMembrane:7 (o28-46i67-86o106-126i186-203o215-237i244-264o297-317i);~go_component: GO:0016020 - membrane [Evidence IEA];~go_component: GO:0030176 - integral component of endoplasmic reticulum membrane [Evidence IEA];~go_function: GO:0004222 - metalloendopeptidase activity [Evidence IEA];~go_process: GO:0071586 - CAAX-box protein processing [Evidence IEA]), translating into MAPVGLLTKLRTLIAKDYDAPAISTQTAAFLSVCLTLVYVVPFYVNPTTRPSPTLSRDAPSVIRARIRAVTFSCTISSLVVLWLIAAKENASFSRALHFLGWWPVGLVDIFRSLLLTAILFAGPLFERGIAEGEWREWIQGGRVTASLRSWIGWRNYVAGPITEEVMFRSAIVPLHLLAKVDPGRIVFVAPLYFGIAHVHHFYEFRLTHPDTSVVAALLRSVFQFGYTTIFGWYATFVYLRTGSLLAVILAHTFCNWCGLPRLWGRVEAGVPMGPPMVKGKGSSDAAYGQLSLGWTIAYYVILVAGAIGFFQALWPLTDSLNALASFSVTAK; encoded by the exons ATGGCTCCCGTTGGTCTCCTGACTAAACTCAGGACTCTGATCGCAAAGGACTATG ATGCGCCTGCCATTTCAACACAGACCGCGGCCTTTCTCTCG GTTTGCCTTACCCTGGTCTATGTGGTTCCTTTCTATGTGAACCCCACGACCCGGCCATCGCCCACCCTGAGTAGAGATGCGCCGTCGGTAATCCGGGCCAGAATTAGAGCAGTGACATTCTCATGCACTATCAGTAGCCTGGTCGTCTTATGGCTAATCGCTGCCAAAGAAAATGCTTCTTTCTCCCGAGCTCTCCACTTCTTGGGATGGTGGCCTGTCGGTCTCGTGGATATTTTCCGCAGCTTGCTCCTCACAGCCATCCTATTCGCCGGTCCACTGTTTGAGCGTGGTATTGCTGAGGGCGAATGGAGAGAGTGGATTCAGGGAGGCCGAGTTACTGCGTCGCTTCGCAGctggattggatggagaAACTATGTAGCA GGTCCCATCACCGAGGAGGTCATGTTCCGCTCAGCCATTGttccccttcatctccttgctAAGGTTGATCCCGGGCGCATTGTATTTGTGGCTCCTCTCTATTTCGGCATTGCTCACGTACACCATTTCTACGAATTTCGCCTCACTCATCCTGATACATCGGTCGTCGCAGCGTTATTGAGATCAGTCTTTCAGTTCGGCTACACGACGATTTTTGGCTGGTATGCCACCTTTGTCTACCTTCGTACCGGGTCTCTTCTGGCAGTTATCCTCGCCCACACTTTCTGCAACTGGTGCGGATTGCCTCGATTGTGGGGAAGAGTAGAGGCGGGCGTACCCATGGGACCGCCCATGGtcaaaggaaaaggatcTTCAGACGCGGCATACGGCCAACTCAGTCTAGGCTGGACTATTGCATACTACGTGATCTTGGTCGCGGGGGCTattggcttcttccaggcGCTATGGCCTTTGACAGATTCGCTGAACGCATTAGCCAGCTTTTCTGTTACGGCCAAATGA
- a CDS encoding sucrase/ferredoxin-like domain-containing protein (COG:O;~EggNog:ENOG410PFM3;~InterPro:IPR036249,IPR009737;~PFAM:PF06999), which yields MAGRQRIIRAASLQSLAPISRPNRSAATSARLFSSTSLSSNPARIPLDIPPPFPVTKTCPEPSCSCPATPSMPAPIDYDQPLNGTMAAYAQQLLICTGQRDWTSRIEEDGQGQSWGEMVRGLKSLLGRGGKYADPFNNILVTSSSFLPSSLSSLSTSAATSQTASAFLFPSFKYFPSVPVNVPESASASATTDLSTFVRAFLLPNESRHGGQIRDQSLAAEFPDAVDLQHSPVVLICGHGGRDMRCGVMAPVLETEFQNVLQSKGYTSAGSNNNVVDSPEHAHIGLISHVGGHKYAGNVIIYIPPGMKEAGSSSPHPLAGKGIWYGRIEPKHVQGVVEETILGGKVITDHFRGAVDRESGVLRL from the exons ATGGCTGGACGACAAAGGATCATACGGGCAGCATCACTGCAAAGCCTGGCGCCCATTTCCCGACCCAACCGCTCCGCCGCAACATCAGCTCgcctcttctcatccacatccctcAGCTCGAACCCTGCGCGCATACCCCTGGacatccctcccccattTCCAGTGACCAAGACATGCCCCGAACCGAGTTGCTCCTGCCCGGCGACCCCGTCCATGCCCGCCCCCATCGACTATGACCAGCCGCTGAACGGAACGATGGCGGCCTACGCACAGCAGCTTCTCATCTGCACCGGACAACGAGACTGGACGAGTCGCATAGAAGAGGATGGTCAGGGCCAGAGCTGGGGTGAGATGGTCCGAGGATTGAAGAGCCTGCTCGGGCGTGGAGGGAAATATGCCGAC CCCTTCAACAATATCCTAGtcaccagctcctccttcctcccctcgtCACTATCATCATTGTCAACCAGCGCAGCAACCTCCCAGACCGCAtccgccttcctcttccccagctTTAAGTACTTCCCCTCCGTCCCTGTCAATGTCCCCGAATCGGCATCCGCCTCCGCAACAACAGACCTCTCGACCTTCGTCCGCgcgttcctcctccccaacgaATCGAGACATGGCGGGCAGATACGCGACCAATCCCTGGCAGCTGAGTTCCCAGATGCCGTTGATCTGCAACATTCCCCCGTTGTGCTGATCTGCGGGCACGGTGGTCGCGACATGCGATGTGGTGTCATGGCGCCGGTTCTGGAGACCGAGTTTCAAAACGTGTTGCAGTCTAAGGGGTATACGTCTGCGGGGAGTAATAACAACGTCGTTGACAGCCCCGAGCATGCGCATATCGGGTTGATCAGCCATGTTGGAGGACATAAGTATGCTGGAAACGTGATCATCTATATCCCACCCGGAATGAAGGAAGCTGGCTCTTCCTCGCCGCATCCGTTGGCGGGTAAGGGTATTTGGTATGGGCGTATTGAGCCCAAGCATGTGCAGGGAGTGGTAGAGGAGACGATCCTGGGTGGGAAGGTCATTACGGATCACTTCCGGGGGGCTGTTGACCGGGAGAGTGGGGTGTTGAGGTTGTAG
- the argB gene encoding ornithine carbamoyltransferase (BUSCO:EOG09263POH;~COG:E;~EggNog:ENOG410PH0Z;~InterPro:IPR002292,IPR006132,IPR006130,IPR006131, IPR036901;~PFAM:PF02729,PF00185;~go_function: GO:0016597 - amino acid binding [Evidence IEA];~go_function: GO:0016743 - carboxyl- or carbamoyltransferase activity [Evidence IEA];~go_process: GO:0006520 - cellular amino acid metabolic process [Evidence IEA]) produces MPSPLRTAATAARYGPSTTRHALRRLYSSSSHSAATPATSPFAPRHLLSIADLTPTEFATLVRNASSHKRAIKSGSIPQSLHGALSGKTVAMMFSKRSTRTRISTEGAVVQMGGHPMFLGKDDIQLGVNESLYDTAVVVSSMVECIVARVGKHADVADLAKHSTKPVINALCDSYHPLQAIADFQTISEHFGGSGKHKGGKLEGLGLDGLKIAWVGDANNVLFDMAISARKMGVDVNVATPKGYEIPTEMLEIIEKAGEGVKSPGKLVQTNVPEEAVKGADVLVTDTWVSMGQEEEAAKRLRDFAGFQITSELAKRGGANEGWRFMHCLPRHPEEVADEVFYGNRSLVFPEAENRLWAAISALEGFVVNKGKIE; encoded by the coding sequence ATgccctcccccctccgcaCAGCGGCCACAGCCGCCCGCTACGGGCCCTCCACAACCCGGCACGCCCTGCGCCGGCTCTACTCCTCGAGCAGCCACTCCGCCGCAACGCCGGCAACCTCGCCCTTCGCACCGCGCCATCTGCTCTCAATCGCCGACCTAACCCCGACCGAATTCGCAACCCTCGTCCGCAATGCCTCCTCCCACAAGCGGGCCATCAAATCCGGCTCCATCCCCCAATCCCTCCACGGCGCCCTCTCCGGCAAGACCGTGGCCATGATGTTCAGCAAGCGCAGCACCCGCACGCGCATTTCCACCGAAGGCGCCGTCGTCCAAATGGGCGGTCACCCCATGTTCCTCGGCAAGGACGACATCCAACTCGGAGTGAACGAGTCCCTCTACGACACTGCCGTGGTCGTCTCCTCCATGGTGGAATGTATCGTTGCCCGCGTGGGCAAGCACGCTGACGTCGCGGACCTCGCTAAGCACTCCACCAAGCCCGTCATCAATGCCCTCTGTGACTCGTATCATCCGTTGCAAGCCATTGCGGATTTCCAGACAATTAGTGAGCATTTTGGCGGTTCTGGGAAGCACAAGGGTGGGAAGTTAGAGGGGTTGGGATTGGATGGGTTGAAGATTGCTTGGGTGGGCGATGCCAATAATGTGCTGTTCGATATGGCTATTAGTGCCAGGAAAATGGGCGTCGATGTTAATGTTGCTACACCCAAGGGTTATGAGATCCCTACGGAGATGTTGGAGATTATTGAGAAGGCCGGCGAGGGCGTTAAGTCCCCCGGCAAGTTGGTGCAGACGAATGTTCCCGAGGAGGCGGTTAAGGGGGCTGATGTGTTGGTTACTGATACTTGGGTGTCGATGGgtcaggaggaggaggctgctaAGAGGTTGAGGGATTTCGCTGGATTTCAGATTACGAGTGAGTTGGCCAAGAGGGGTGGGGCCAATGAGGGCTGGAGGTTCATGCATTGTCTTCCTAGGCATCCTGAGGAGGTGGCTGATGAGGTGTTTTATGGCAATCGGTCGTTGGTTTTCCCTGAGGCGGAGAATAGGTTGTGGGCTGCTATTTCGGCGTTGGAGGGATTTGTGGTTAATAAGGGGAAGATTGAGTGA
- a CDS encoding flavin-containing monooxygenase (COG:Q;~EggNog:ENOG410PI3E;~InterPro:IPR020946,IPR036188;~PFAM:PF13450;~go_function: GO:0004499 - N,N-dimethylaniline monooxygenase activity [Evidence IEA];~go_function: GO:0050660 - flavin adenine dinucleotide binding [Evidence IEA];~go_function: GO:0050661 - NADP binding [Evidence IEA];~go_process: GO:0055114 - oxidation-reduction process [Evidence IEA]) codes for MASVEGPELIRPEPVTETDPKHLPTVSIGPLINELALSDKADGQARPAFEIEEHPIDEIRPIKVGVIGAGLAGITAGVLLPAKLPGLDLRIYEKNSGVGGTWFENTYPGVRCDIPAHVYQSGFEPNTQWSEEFAQGAEIREYWESLARKYDVHKYLRLQQKVDQAVWLPELGKWRVTLQDLGNSNRTYDEDLDVLINAIGHFNEWKLPDYPGRDEYTGVLFHSSHWNHNVDLNGKRIALIGNGASGLQVLPSIQPIAQHVDHYARNRTWIADSFGTSGVRRLEANLFSPEQLESFRDPDTYLAYRKSVEAGYFSRFGAIFKDSPENRGLREKWTELMKSRVGDQPGLIDKLIPDFPPNCRRPTPGPGYLEALTKDNVSYIQTPIQRFTSTGIVTTDGIERPVDVVICSTGANVDHAPPFSIVSNGIDLKKAWKHDGLYGFPYNYLGVATPGFPNLLWIGGPHSTGPSGSVPNALENQVTYIAKLLRKIRSQGIKAMEPSKQAADDFVEYCDKFYPRTVWTANDDSTPGQKNCSSWYNGGRPGGKVHGQFPGSAAALNYLRRDPRWEDWDYSYTNPSGNRFAFLGNGWTTRETLPDADLTPHLKRHDTIDLKSYLEGWWDV; via the exons ATGGCATCAGTCGAAGGACCCGAGCTCATACGTCCCGAGCCTGTCACAGAGACAGATCCTAAGCACCTCCCCACTGTGTCGATCGGGCCGCTCATCAATGAGTTAGCTTTGTCTGATAAGGCAGACGGCCAAGCTCGTCCAGCTTTTGAAATCGAGGAACATCCGATTGACGAGATTCGTCCGATCAAAGTCGGTGTGATTGGGGCTGGTCTGGCGGGAATTACCGCAGGAGTCTTGCTCCCAGCAAAACTGCCTGGTCTGGACCTACGGATCTATGAGAAAAATTCCGGTGTG GGAGGTACTTG GTTCGAAAATACTTATCCTGGAGTACGATGCGATATTCCCGCGCATGTCTATCAGTCCGGATTCGAACCGAACACACAATGGTCTGAGGAGTTCGCACAAGGCGCCGAAATTCGCGAGTATTGGGAATCTCTAGCGCGCAAATATGATGTGCACAAATACCTCCGACTACAACAGAAAGTCGACCAGGCTGTGTGGCTTCCTGAACTGGGTAAATGGCGGGTGACCTTGCAGGACTTGGGGAATTCCAATCGA ACATATGACGAAGACCTCGACGTGCTAATCAACGCTATTGGCCACTTCAATGAGTGGAAGCTGCCTGACTACCCAGGCAGGGATGAGTACACAGGTGTGCTTTTCCATTCGTCGCACTGGAATCACAATGTCGACCTGAACGGCAAGCGCATCGCGTTGATCGGAAATGGGGCGTCTGGATTGCAGGTCCTGCCCTCGATCCAGCCAATTGCTCAACACGTGGACCATTATGCTCGCAACAGGACCTGGATAGCTGACTCCTTCGGCACATCTGGTGTGCGTCGACTCGAAGCAAACTTATTCTCTCCCGAGCAACTTGAGTCCTTTCGCGACCCCGATACTTATCTAGCATACCGCAAGAGCGTCGAAGCAGGATACTTCTCTCGCTTCGGCGCCATCTTCAAAGACTCCCCGGAGAACCGCGGTCTGCGCGAGAAATGGACCGAGCTGATGAAGTCAAGAGTCGGCGACCAGCCCGGACTCATTGACAAGCTCATCCCAGACTTTCCACCCAACTGTCGCCGTCCCACTCCCGGCCCAGGCTACCTCGAAGCCTTGACCAAAGACAACGTCAGCTACATTCAAACCCCGATTCAGCGATTCACCTCAACAGGTATCGTCACCACAGATGGTATCGAACGGCCCGTCGACGTGGTCATCTGCTCCACCGGGGCCAACGTCGACCACGCCCCACCCTTTTCCATCGTTTCCAACGGGATCGATCTCAAAAAGGCCTGGAAACACGACGGTCTCTATGGCTTTCCCTACAACTACCTCGGAGTAGCCACCCCAGGCTTCCCCAATCTACTTTGGATTGGCGGTCCTCACTCCACCGGCCCCTCTGGCAGCGTGCCCAATGCCCTGGAGAATCAAGTTACCTACATAGCCAAGCTCCTACGAAAGATCCGCAGCCAAGGTATCAAAGCCATGGAGCCATCCAAGCAAGCAGCCGATGACTTTGTCGAATATTGCGACAAATTTTACCCGCGCACGGTCTGGACAGCTAATGACGACTCTACCCCGGGTCAGAAGAACTGTAGTTCATGGTATAATGGCGGTCGGCCTGGTGGTAAAGTTCATGGTCAGTTCCCTGGTAGTGCGGCAGCGTTGAATTACTTGAGACGGGATCCTAGATGGGAAGATTGGGACTATTCGTATACCAATCCGAGTGGGAATAGATTCGCTTTTCTGGGGAATGGATGGACGACGAGAGAGACGCTGCCGGATGCGGATCTTACGCCGCATCTGAAACGCCATGATACTATTGATCTGAAGTCTTATTTGGAGGGGTGGTGGGATGTATAG